GGGGTGCCCGACCTGGTCGCCAAGGCTGTGGACCGGGCCCGCGAGCTGGAGTTCGGGTACTCGTGCGAGCACCCGGTGGGTCCGCTGCTGGCGACGCTGGCGGCGGCCGTGCCACGCCGCGGGCGGATCCTCGAACTGGGCACAGGCGCCGGTGTCGGCGTGGCCTGGATCGTCTCGGGTCTCAGCGGTCGCGCCGACGTCACCGTGCGGACGGTCGAACTGGACGCCGCCCTGGCGGCCGAGGTGGCGGTCGACCTGCCGGAGTGGGTCGAAGTGATCACCGGCGACGGCGAGGCGTTGCTGCCCGGACTCGGCCGGTTCGACCTGATCTTCGCCGACGCGCCGGCGGGCAAGTGGAGC
This is a stretch of genomic DNA from Saccharothrix ecbatanensis. It encodes these proteins:
- a CDS encoding O-methyltransferase is translated as MSEHDDGVPDLVAKAVDRARELEFGYSCEHPVGPLLATLAAAVPRRGRILELGTGAGVGVAWIVSGLSGRADVTVRTVELDAALAAEVAVDLPEWVEVITGDGEALLPGLGRFDLIFADAPAGKWSGLELTLDAVRPGGMLIVDDMDLDQYANPDHRASTAAVRTTLTTDPRLVTTELPVGSGIILATRRG